Proteins encoded by one window of Leopardus geoffroyi isolate Oge1 chromosome X, O.geoffroyi_Oge1_pat1.0, whole genome shotgun sequence:
- the LOC123595222 gene encoding formin-like protein 5, translating into MSWSSICRSEPRCLGCHPSRRPPGWLHEEKGAGPGTLRDEMAACGSSVKMQRKQQPVTGLRQAGQQGGAAAERLEPERPSWRQGQWPLWGASTPPPRAHAAVPGLGGPSPEPPPPPPPPALRPPLTGCSGIFSSDAAFKMAAPPPDNPLNRPLQQAPSRRHLVPRPSPPRRYLHSENRPGRPAAFTSRLQPSPPCQASPPRGAPGRPRRRPDAPPPPPGPPGDPPPTSARSRSAPPPPLGAAGLLPGPNCGLLGACSAPRAAPPGLARKGASRAADQAGTRPLRAR; encoded by the coding sequence atgtcGTGGAGTTCCATTTGCCGTAGTGAGCCCAGATGCCTGGGCTGCCACCCGTCCCGACGGCCCCCCGGGTGGCTACATGAGGAGAAAGGCGCGGGGCCAGGAACGCTGAGGGACGAGATGGCCGCCTGCGGCAGCTCAGTTAAAATGCAGCGGAAGCAGCAACCAGTCACGGGGCTGCGGCAGGCAGGGCAGCAAGGTGGCGCTGCCGCCGAGCGCCTAGAGCCTGAGCGCCCATCATGGCGGCAAGGGCAATGGCCGCTGTGGGGAGCGAGCACGCCCCCTCCGCGCGCACACGCTGCCGTGCCGGGCCTCGGGGGCCCGTCaccggagccgccgccgccgccgccgccgcccgctcTCCGACCCCCCCTCACGGGCTGTAGCGGAATTTTCTCTTCAGACGCCGCCTTCAAGATGGCGGCTCCCCCTCCCGACAACCCCCTCAATCGTCCCCTGCAGCAGGCGCCGAGCCGCCGCCATCTTgtcccccgtccctccccccctCGCCGATATTTACATAGCGAAAATCGGCCCGGCCGGCCTGCGGCCTTCACCTCACGCCTGCAGCCTTCGCCTCCTTGCCAGGCCTCGCCCCCGCGCGGTGCCCCCGGCAGGCCGCGGCGCCGACCCGACGCCCCTCCGCCGCCTCCCGGGCCACCGGGCGACCCTCCCCCAACCTCCGCCCGTTCACGGAGCGCGCCTCCGCCGCCGCTCGGGGCAGCCGGGCTCCTCCCCGGGCCTAACTGCGGCCTCCTCGGGGCCTGCTCGGCGCCACGCGCCGCACCGCCCGGCCTAGCGCGGAAGGGCGCCTCGCGGGCCGCCGACCAGGCCGGGACCAGGCCGCTGCGCGCGCGCTAG